One Bradyrhizobium zhanjiangense DNA segment encodes these proteins:
- a CDS encoding F0F1 ATP synthase subunit A, which produces MKIDPIHQFNIEPLFTLGHIGNHTIAFTNSSLYMLVAVAIISILMLASGTQLIPGRLQSVAEISYEFVASTIRSTAGAEGMKFFPLIFSLFMFICVSNLVGIIPYTFTVSSHLIVTAALALLVFFTVLIYGVYKNGLKFFKIFVPHGVPIYILPLVMFIEVLSFFLRPVSHSVRLFANMLAGHIALKVFAGFVAMLGFSLGAVGWVGGVLPLALTVALTSLEILVAFLQAYVFAILTCIYLNDAIHPGH; this is translated from the coding sequence ATCGACCCGATCCACCAGTTCAACATCGAGCCTCTCTTCACCCTGGGCCATATCGGCAATCATACGATCGCCTTCACCAATTCGTCGCTCTACATGCTGGTGGCCGTGGCGATCATCTCGATCCTGATGCTCGCCAGCGGCACGCAGCTGATTCCCGGGCGTCTGCAGTCCGTCGCAGAAATCTCCTACGAATTCGTCGCCTCGACCATCCGTTCGACGGCCGGCGCGGAAGGCATGAAGTTCTTCCCGCTGATCTTCTCGCTGTTCATGTTCATCTGCGTCTCGAATCTGGTGGGTATCATCCCCTACACCTTCACGGTGTCGAGCCACCTGATCGTCACCGCGGCGCTTGCGCTCCTGGTGTTCTTCACCGTCCTGATCTACGGCGTCTACAAGAACGGCCTGAAATTCTTCAAGATTTTCGTTCCCCACGGCGTCCCCATCTACATCCTGCCGCTGGTCATGTTCATCGAGGTCCTGTCGTTCTTCCTGCGGCCGGTCTCCCACAGCGTCCGTCTCTTCGCCAACATGCTGGCCGGCCACATCGCGCTGAAGGTGTTCGCGGGCTTCGTCGCCATGCTCGGCTTCTCGCTCGGCGCCGTCGGCTGGGTCGGCGGCGTGCTGCCGCTGGCGCTCACGGTCGCGCTGACCTCGCTCGAGATCCTGGTCGCGTTCCTCCAGGCCTATGTGTTCGCGATCCTGACCTGCATCTACCTCAACGACGCCATTCATCCGGGACACTGA
- a CDS encoding F0F1 ATP synthase subunit C produces MDPAAAKLIGAGIACIGMGGAGVGVGVIFGNYLAAAVRNPSAAQGQFGNLIFGFAVTEALGIFSLLIALLLLFVPL; encoded by the coding sequence ATGGATCCGGCAGCAGCAAAACTTATCGGCGCGGGCATCGCGTGCATCGGCATGGGCGGTGCGGGCGTCGGCGTGGGCGTGATCTTCGGCAACTACCTCGCCGCGGCCGTTCGCAATCCGTCGGCCGCTCAGGGCCAGTTCGGCAACCTGATCTTCGGCTTCGCCGTGACCGAAGCGCTCGGCATCTTCTCGCTGCTGATCGCGCTGCTGCTGCTGTTCGTTCCGCTCTGA
- a CDS encoding F0F1 ATP synthase subunit B, which translates to MAESHGDAKGPAAGAHTEADGGHHGGGFPPFESSSFASQLVSLAIFFVLLYVIVSKLALPRIGGAIEARQNKIEGDLAEAQKLKDQSDAALKAYESELASARTRAQAIGNESRDKANAQADAERKALEEQLAAKLAGAEKTIASTRAAAMSNVRGIAADAAGQIVQQLTGVVPDAASVNAAVDASLKG; encoded by the coding sequence ATGGCTGAGAGTCATGGCGACGCAAAAGGTCCGGCGGCGGGCGCTCACACCGAGGCTGACGGTGGTCACCACGGTGGCGGTTTTCCGCCGTTCGAGAGCAGCAGCTTTGCTTCACAGCTGGTGTCGCTCGCGATCTTCTTCGTCCTGCTTTACGTGATCGTGTCCAAGCTCGCTCTGCCGCGCATCGGCGGTGCGATCGAGGCGCGGCAGAACAAAATCGAGGGCGACCTCGCCGAAGCGCAGAAGCTGAAGGACCAGTCCGACGCGGCGCTGAAGGCCTATGAAAGCGAGCTCGCTTCGGCGCGCACGCGGGCACAGGCGATCGGCAACGAATCCCGCGACAAGGCGAATGCGCAGGCGGACGCCGAGCGCAAGGCGCTGGAAGAGCAATTGGCGGCCAAGCTCGCCGGGGCGGAGAAGACCATCGCCTCGACCCGCGCTGCCGCCATGAGCAACGTCCGCGGCATCGCGGCCGATGCGGCAGGCCAGATCGTGCAGCAGCTCACCGGCGTCGTTCCCGACGCAGCGTCGGTCAATGCCGCGGTCGATGCGTCCTTGAAGGGTTAG
- a CDS encoding ATP F0F1 synthase subunit B (Produces ATP from ADP in the presence of a proton gradient across the membrane. Subunit B is part of the membrane proton channel.), producing the protein MFFEPEFWVAVAFVILMVVFGYLGIFKTAMTALDHRADRIKAELDDAARLKQEAAKVLADYKARSAAAEREAADIIANAKSEAERIAADAKAKMEDFVARRTKTAESKIALAEAQALADVRAAAAEAAVQAASTILSQSVKGQVADDLLAKGINEVRQKLN; encoded by the coding sequence ATGTTCTTCGAACCTGAATTTTGGGTCGCCGTCGCCTTCGTGATCCTGATGGTCGTGTTCGGCTATCTCGGGATCTTCAAGACGGCGATGACCGCGCTCGATCATCGCGCCGACCGCATCAAGGCCGAGCTCGACGACGCCGCACGTCTCAAGCAGGAGGCAGCCAAGGTGCTCGCCGACTACAAGGCGCGCAGTGCCGCGGCCGAGCGCGAGGCTGCCGACATCATCGCCAATGCCAAGTCCGAAGCCGAGCGCATCGCGGCCGACGCCAAGGCGAAGATGGAAGACTTCGTCGCCCGCAGAACCAAGACTGCGGAGAGCAAGATCGCGCTCGCCGAGGCCCAGGCGCTGGCCGATGTCCGCGCCGCAGCCGCCGAAGCCGCCGTACAGGCCGCCTCGACGATCCTGTCGCAGTCGGTCAAGGGCCAGGTCGCCGACGACCTGCTCGCCAAGGGCATCAACGAGGTTCGGCAGAAGCTGAACTGA
- a CDS encoding GNAT family N-acetyltransferase, whose product MALFRLPSSGPAALVPRGNGLLLRAPQMSDFLQWAHLRESSRDYLTPWEPIWPSDDLTRSGFRRRLRRYSEDIAADRSYPFLIFRELDGAMVGGITLANVRRGIVQAGTIGYWIGQPYAHRGYMTAALRVLLPTLFGELNLHRVEAACIPTNAPSIRVLEKCGFSREGLARRYLCINGIWQDHLLFGLLHEDFRG is encoded by the coding sequence ATGGCCCTCTTTCGCCTGCCATCCAGTGGACCCGCCGCACTCGTGCCGCGCGGGAACGGGTTGCTGCTGCGCGCTCCGCAGATGTCGGATTTCCTGCAATGGGCTCACTTGCGCGAAAGCAGCCGCGACTACCTCACGCCCTGGGAGCCGATCTGGCCCTCGGACGACCTCACCCGGTCCGGCTTCCGCCGCCGTCTGCGCCGCTATTCCGAGGACATCGCCGCGGATCGTTCCTATCCCTTTCTGATCTTTCGCGAGCTCGACGGCGCCATGGTCGGCGGCATCACGTTGGCCAATGTACGGCGCGGCATCGTGCAGGCCGGCACCATTGGCTATTGGATTGGGCAGCCCTACGCCCATCGCGGCTACATGACCGCGGCCCTGCGGGTGCTGCTGCCGACGCTGTTCGGCGAGCTCAACCTGCACCGGGTCGAGGCCGCCTGCATCCCCACCAATGCGCCGTCGATCCGGGTGCTGGAGAAGTGCGGCTTCTCCCGCGAGGGGCTGGCGCGCCGCTATCTCTGCATCAACGGGATCTGGCAGGATCACCTGCTGTTCGGCCTGCTGCATGAGGATTTTCGCGGCTGA
- a CDS encoding M16 family metallopeptidase: MSVEISKLASGLTIVTDKMPHLETAALGVWAGVGGRDEKPNEHGISHLLEHMAFKGTTKRSSREIVEEIEAVGGDLNAGTSTETTSYYARVLKADVPLALDVLADILANPVFESDELEREKNVIVQEIGAAQDTPDDVVFEHLNELCYPDQPMGRSLLGTAKTLRGFNRDMLRGYLSTHYRGPDMVVAAAGAVDHKQVVAEVEKRFAGFEATPGPKPQSAQFGQGGAKVVHRELEQAHLTLALEGVPQTDLSLFSLQVFTNILGGGMSSRLFQEVREKRGLCYSIYTFHAPYTDTGFFGLYTGTDPADAPEMMEVVIDIMNDSVETLTEAEIARAKAQMKAGLLMALESCSSRAEQLARHVLAYGRPQTVQELVARIDAVSVESTRDAARALLSRSRPAVVALGSGRGLDTAVSFAEGLTRARAKARLH, translated from the coding sequence ATGAGCGTCGAGATTTCCAAGCTTGCCTCCGGCCTGACCATCGTCACCGACAAGATGCCCCATCTCGAGACTGCGGCGCTCGGCGTCTGGGCTGGCGTCGGCGGGCGCGACGAGAAGCCGAACGAGCACGGCATCTCGCATCTTCTGGAGCACATGGCGTTCAAGGGCACGACCAAGCGCTCCTCGCGCGAGATCGTCGAGGAGATCGAAGCGGTCGGCGGCGACCTCAATGCCGGCACCTCGACCGAAACCACGTCCTATTACGCGCGGGTGCTGAAAGCCGACGTGCCGCTCGCGCTCGACGTGCTCGCCGACATCCTCGCCAATCCCGTTTTCGAGTCGGACGAGCTGGAGCGCGAGAAGAACGTCATCGTGCAGGAGATCGGGGCTGCGCAGGACACCCCCGACGACGTCGTGTTCGAGCATCTGAACGAGCTCTGCTATCCCGACCAGCCGATGGGCCGTTCGCTGCTCGGCACCGCCAAGACGCTGCGCGGCTTCAACCGCGACATGCTCCGTGGCTACCTGTCGACGCATTATCGCGGGCCCGACATGGTGGTGGCCGCTGCCGGCGCGGTCGATCACAAGCAGGTGGTCGCCGAGGTCGAGAAGCGTTTCGCGGGCTTTGAGGCGACACCGGGACCGAAGCCGCAATCCGCCCAGTTCGGCCAGGGCGGCGCCAAAGTGGTCCACCGCGAGCTCGAGCAGGCGCATCTGACGCTGGCGCTCGAAGGGGTGCCGCAGACCGACCTGTCGCTGTTTTCGCTCCAGGTCTTCACCAACATTCTCGGCGGCGGGATGTCGTCGCGGCTGTTCCAGGAGGTGCGCGAGAAGCGCGGCCTCTGCTACTCCATCTACACCTTCCACGCGCCCTACACCGACACCGGCTTCTTCGGCCTTTACACCGGCACTGATCCCGCCGACGCGCCGGAGATGATGGAGGTCGTGATCGACATCATGAATGATTCGGTGGAAACCCTGACCGAGGCCGAGATCGCGCGGGCCAAGGCGCAGATGAAGGCGGGCCTGTTGATGGCGCTGGAGAGCTGCTCGTCCCGTGCCGAGCAGCTTGCCCGGCATGTGCTGGCCTATGGCCGGCCGCAGACCGTGCAGGAGCTGGTGGCCCGAATCGACGCCGTCAGCGTCGAATCGACCCGGGATGCCGCACGTGCGCTGCTTTCGCGCAGCCGCCCTGCGGTCGTCGCATTGGGCAGCGGCAGGGGGCTGGACACGGCGGTGTCTTTTGCGGAAGGATTGACCCGGGCGCGCGCCAAGGCTCGGCTGCATTAG
- the thrC gene encoding threonine synthase gives MTRYISTRGEAPELGFCDVMLTGLARDGGLYVPAIWPQLSAQAIAGFFGRPYWEVAVDVIRPFAGGEITDAELGRMANEAYATFRHPAVVPLRQMSPHQFVLELFHGPTLAFKDVAMQLISRLMDHVLAKRGQRTTIVVATSGDTGGAAVEAFAGLENVDLIVLFPHGRISEVQQRMMTTTGAANVHALAVEGTFDDCQALVKGMFNNHRFRDATSLSGVNSINWARIVAQVVYYFTSAVAVGAPARAVDFVVPTGNFGDIFAGYVAKRMGLPVRTLRIAANVNDILARTLKTGIYEVREVHATASPSMDIQISSNFERLLFEAGQRDAAGVRRLMDSLKQSGRFVLPDATLAAIRGEFDAGRADETETAAAIRAAWREAGELVDPHTAVALAVADRDTTDTTVPSVVLSTAHPAKFPDAVEAACGQRPQLPAWLDGLMTKSEHMKVMKNDQAEVERFVLSVSRAAKQGVAG, from the coding sequence TTGACTCGTTATATCTCGACCCGGGGCGAGGCCCCCGAACTCGGCTTCTGTGACGTGATGCTCACCGGGCTCGCCCGCGATGGCGGCCTGTATGTGCCGGCCATTTGGCCGCAGCTTTCGGCGCAGGCCATCGCCGGCTTCTTCGGCCGCCCCTATTGGGAGGTCGCGGTCGACGTGATTCGTCCCTTCGCCGGCGGCGAGATCACGGACGCCGAGCTTGGCCGCATGGCCAACGAGGCCTACGCCACCTTCCGCCATCCTGCGGTGGTGCCGCTGCGCCAGATGTCGCCGCACCAGTTCGTGCTGGAGCTGTTCCACGGCCCGACGCTCGCCTTCAAGGACGTGGCGATGCAGCTGATCTCGCGGCTGATGGACCATGTGCTCGCCAAGCGCGGCCAGCGTACCACCATCGTGGTCGCGACCTCCGGCGATACCGGCGGCGCCGCGGTCGAAGCCTTTGCGGGTCTGGAGAATGTCGACCTCATCGTGCTGTTCCCGCACGGCCGCATCTCAGAGGTCCAGCAGCGGATGATGACGACGACGGGTGCGGCCAATGTGCACGCGCTCGCCGTCGAAGGCACCTTCGACGACTGCCAGGCGCTCGTGAAGGGGATGTTCAACAACCATCGCTTCCGCGATGCGACGTCACTGTCCGGCGTCAACTCGATCAACTGGGCGCGTATCGTTGCCCAGGTGGTCTACTATTTCACCTCGGCCGTCGCCGTCGGTGCACCGGCGCGCGCGGTGGATTTCGTCGTGCCGACCGGCAATTTCGGCGACATCTTTGCCGGCTACGTCGCCAAGCGCATGGGCCTGCCGGTGCGCACGCTGCGCATCGCCGCCAACGTCAACGACATCCTGGCCCGCACGCTCAAGACCGGGATCTACGAGGTGCGCGAGGTGCACGCCACGGCGTCGCCGTCGATGGACATCCAGATCTCCTCAAATTTCGAGCGGCTGCTGTTCGAAGCCGGCCAGCGCGATGCGGCTGGTGTGCGTCGCCTGATGGATTCTCTGAAACAGTCCGGACGCTTCGTGCTGCCCGATGCGACGCTGGCCGCGATCCGCGGGGAGTTCGACGCAGGCCGCGCCGACGAGACCGAAACTGCGGCTGCGATCCGCGCCGCCTGGCGCGAGGCGGGCGAGCTGGTCGATCCGCATACAGCAGTGGCGCTTGCGGTCGCCGACCGCGATACGACCGACACGACGGTCCCGAGCGTCGTGCTCTCCACGGCCCATCCGGCCAAATTCCCCGATGCGGTCGAGGCAGCCTGCGGCCAGCGGCCGCAACTGCCTGCCTGGCTCGACGGATTGATGACCAAATCCGAGCACATGAAGGTGATGAAGAACGATCAGGCCGAGGTCGAGCGGTTCGTGCTGTCGGTCAGCCGCGCCGCAAAGCAGGGAGTTGCCGGATGA
- a CDS encoding response regulator transcription factor: MQDTARPATRVLIVDDHPVVLSGCRTLFASDHSIRIDEATDAKSGHRAYVSKRPDVTVIDISLPDVSGFELMRRIRKDDPGAKIIMFSMNDDPAFVVRAVELGAQGYVSKGDDPRILLKAVRKVVAGDNFISPQLAEAVTFSGAAIKANPASQMTPRELEILRLLGRGDKIVEVAEALGISYKTVANTTSLLKQKLGAKNHSDLIRIAVEIGMN; this comes from the coding sequence ATGCAAGATACCGCCAGACCGGCGACCAGGGTCCTGATCGTCGACGACCATCCCGTGGTGCTGTCCGGTTGTCGCACCCTGTTCGCCTCCGACCACTCGATCCGTATCGACGAGGCGACCGACGCCAAATCCGGGCATCGCGCCTATGTCAGCAAGCGGCCCGACGTCACCGTGATCGACATCAGCCTGCCTGATGTCTCCGGCTTCGAGCTGATGCGACGCATCCGCAAGGACGATCCGGGCGCCAAGATCATCATGTTCAGCATGAACGACGATCCGGCCTTCGTGGTGCGGGCGGTCGAGCTTGGGGCGCAGGGTTATGTTTCCAAGGGCGACGATCCCAGGATCTTGCTGAAGGCGGTGCGCAAGGTGGTCGCAGGCGACAATTTCATCTCGCCGCAGCTCGCGGAAGCCGTGACGTTTTCCGGTGCGGCGATCAAGGCCAATCCAGCCTCGCAGATGACGCCGCGGGAGCTCGAGATTCTCCGCCTGCTCGGACGCGGCGACAAAATCGTCGAAGTGGCCGAGGCGCTCGGCATCTCCTACAAGACCGTCGCGAACACCACGTCCCTACTCAAGCAGAAGCTCGGGGCTAAAAACCATTCCGATCTGATCCGGATCGCCGTGGAAATCGGGATGAATTGA
- a CDS encoding histidine kinase → MWQRLSFRTQLFLPLGASLLAALILGGMLLQTFAGGQLAEENEPRQRSTLAIATALNNTLRASDNPRQTLDAFVHSLGTSSDIQFRAAEEGPAPSPKGGLRNLHGVPQWFIELLVIPEMDAASPVIIDGRRVGDLVFLPDLSADLFEKWIGFLALICLVLALMVLTGTIAYVFAGSALRPLRNLGDGLTRIRRGDYATPIPVAGPPEIRQSCEEANSLAATLAQLSADNRNLLHRLVSLQDDERRDLAREMHDELGPLLFSIRAGTIALIEASSPAGNLGNSAQEVLQSVEALQQTNRRILDRLRPLYIEELGLATSVQTLLQNFRKQSPHIGLTATIDPGLNGIDGPLAQTVYRVIQEALTNVLRHAKAGNAHVQATVAGEALLIEISDDGGGFPAGNVFGRGLTGMHERVRALSGSLSLLRADDRTHVRCRLPVETTRDASSSG, encoded by the coding sequence ATGTGGCAACGGCTCTCATTCCGGACGCAATTGTTTCTTCCGCTCGGCGCGAGCCTTCTCGCGGCACTGATCCTGGGCGGCATGCTGCTTCAGACCTTCGCAGGGGGCCAGCTCGCTGAGGAGAATGAGCCGCGCCAGCGTTCGACCCTGGCAATCGCCACCGCGCTCAACAACACCCTGCGCGCGTCGGACAATCCACGGCAGACACTCGATGCCTTTGTCCATTCATTGGGTACCTCCTCCGATATCCAATTCCGCGCCGCCGAGGAGGGTCCCGCGCCCTCCCCGAAAGGCGGCCTGCGCAACCTGCATGGCGTGCCGCAATGGTTCATCGAGCTGCTTGTCATCCCGGAGATGGACGCGGCGTCCCCGGTCATCATCGATGGCAGGCGTGTAGGAGATCTCGTCTTCCTCCCGGACCTGTCGGCCGACTTGTTCGAGAAATGGATCGGCTTTCTCGCGCTGATCTGCCTCGTCCTGGCGCTCATGGTGCTCACGGGCACCATCGCCTATGTCTTCGCGGGATCGGCGCTGCGGCCCCTGCGAAATCTCGGCGACGGGCTCACGCGGATACGGCGCGGCGACTACGCAACGCCGATTCCCGTCGCCGGCCCGCCGGAGATCCGGCAGAGCTGCGAGGAGGCCAATTCGCTGGCCGCAACGCTGGCGCAATTGAGCGCGGACAATCGCAACCTCCTGCACCGCCTGGTGTCGCTCCAAGATGACGAGCGGCGCGACCTCGCCCGCGAGATGCATGACGAACTCGGGCCGCTGTTGTTCAGCATCCGCGCCGGGACGATCGCCTTGATCGAGGCATCTTCACCTGCAGGAAATCTCGGCAATTCGGCGCAGGAGGTGCTGCAATCGGTCGAGGCGCTCCAGCAGACCAACCGCCGTATTCTCGACCGGCTGCGACCGCTCTATATCGAGGAGCTGGGCCTCGCGACCAGCGTGCAGACACTGCTGCAAAACTTTCGCAAGCAGTCACCGCATATCGGCCTGACGGCCACGATCGATCCCGGTCTCAACGGGATCGACGGACCGCTGGCCCAGACCGTCTATCGCGTGATCCAGGAGGCGCTGACCAACGTGCTGCGCCATGCCAAAGCCGGCAATGCCCATGTGCAGGCGACCGTCGCCGGCGAGGCGCTCCTCATCGAGATCTCCGACGACGGCGGCGGCTTTCCCGCCGGCAACGTCTTCGGCCGGGGCCTGACAGGCATGCATGAGCGCGTGCGCGCGCTCAGCGGGTCGCTGTCACTGCTGCGCGCGGATGACCGAACCCATGTACGCTGCCGTCTTCCGGTCGAGACGACGCGGGATGCGTCATCATCAGGCTAG
- a CDS encoding nuclear transport factor 2 family protein: MSDFDQMGIVVDWVDACRKGDLTTLLDLYADDAQLECMCNGMHRYCGRSELEAYWQPRLSAFASVGFGLEEIHPAPHGVELEYSVAGALHIHASFRFSPEGKIRSTLCEPARQSAHAGCAC; this comes from the coding sequence GTGAGTGATTTTGATCAGATGGGAATTGTCGTCGATTGGGTGGACGCCTGTCGGAAGGGCGACCTCACGACGCTGCTCGATCTCTATGCCGACGACGCCCAGCTCGAATGCATGTGCAACGGCATGCACCGATATTGTGGCCGGAGCGAGCTCGAAGCCTATTGGCAGCCGCGGCTCAGCGCCTTCGCGTCGGTGGGTTTCGGACTGGAGGAGATTCATCCCGCGCCTCATGGCGTCGAACTCGAATATTCCGTCGCCGGCGCGCTGCACATTCATGCTTCGTTTCGCTTCAGCCCCGAAGGCAAGATTCGCAGCACGCTGTGCGAGCCGGCGCGGCAGAGCGCGCATGCCGGTTGCGCGTGCTAG
- a CDS encoding SURF1 family protein: MNASVRKPRVAGFALFTLLLTAVFVALGIWQLQRRTAKHELIAALTERLAAAPVALPAPAQWAALNPARDEFRRVSFTAIYAPLPDAMVYSSGSAVRKDAAGPGTWAFLPARLPSGEMVVIDAGFVENTMQDRSVEDRAVRKLVTGQPVVLTGYLRFPEPAGWLTPAENRDKRLWFVRDHRGIASALGWGTVAPFYVDLEQPMPENGIPRPGPLDVHLKDDHLQYAITWFTLAGALLIAFAVWVRGRRPS; this comes from the coding sequence ATGAACGCGAGTGTGCGCAAGCCTCGCGTGGCCGGCTTTGCGCTGTTCACGCTGCTCCTGACGGCTGTCTTCGTCGCACTCGGCATCTGGCAATTACAGCGCCGGACAGCCAAGCACGAGCTGATCGCCGCTCTCACCGAACGGCTTGCGGCAGCGCCGGTCGCGCTGCCGGCGCCCGCGCAATGGGCTGCGCTCAATCCCGCGCGCGACGAATTCCGCCGCGTCAGCTTCACCGCAATCTACGCCCCGCTGCCCGATGCGATGGTCTATTCCTCCGGCTCGGCCGTGCGCAAGGACGCCGCCGGCCCCGGCACCTGGGCGTTCCTGCCGGCGCGGCTTCCGAGCGGCGAGATGGTCGTGATCGATGCCGGCTTCGTCGAGAACACGATGCAGGATCGCAGTGTCGAGGATCGCGCGGTGAGGAAGCTCGTCACGGGCCAGCCGGTCGTGCTCACCGGCTACCTCCGGTTCCCGGAACCAGCAGGCTGGCTGACACCGGCGGAGAACCGCGACAAGCGACTCTGGTTCGTGCGCGATCATCGGGGAATCGCGAGCGCGCTCGGCTGGGGGACGGTCGCGCCGTTTTATGTCGATCTCGAGCAGCCGATGCCCGAGAACGGCATTCCACGTCCCGGTCCGCTCGACGTGCATTTGAAAGACGATCACCTGCAATACGCCATCACTTGGTTCACGCTCGCAGGCGCCCTGTTGATCGCTTTTGCGGTGTGGGTGAGGGGGCGGCGGCCGAGCTGA
- a CDS encoding DUF983 domain-containing protein, whose amino-acid sequence MNDTTGPSEPETTVLQSALRGLACKCPRCGEGKLYAGFLTLAPRCDRCGLDYAFIDSGDGPAIFIIMLAGAIVVGCALVVEVKYQPPFWLHAVLWLPLILATTLLPLRAMKSLLIALQFHHKAAPGRLIDRAK is encoded by the coding sequence ATGAACGACACCACCGGCCCATCCGAGCCCGAAACCACCGTCCTGCAAAGCGCGCTGCGCGGGCTCGCCTGCAAATGTCCGCGCTGCGGCGAGGGCAAGCTCTATGCGGGCTTCCTGACGCTCGCGCCTCGCTGCGACCGCTGCGGGCTCGACTACGCTTTCATCGATAGCGGCGACGGGCCGGCGATCTTCATCATCATGCTGGCTGGAGCGATCGTGGTCGGCTGCGCGCTCGTCGTCGAGGTCAAGTATCAGCCGCCGTTCTGGCTGCATGCGGTGCTCTGGCTGCCACTGATCCTCGCCACCACGCTGTTGCCGTTGCGCGCGATGAAGTCGCTGCTGATCGCGCTGCAATTCCACCACAAGGCAGCGCCGGGCCGGCTCATCGACCGCGCGAAATGA
- a CDS encoding cytochrome c oxidase subunit 3: MATAHTKHHDYHLVDPSPWPAVGSLSAFIMAVGAIAWMHHMFSAAPIVFGVGTVGVLYTMASWWGDVIKEAQYKGDHTRVVQLHHRYGMILFIASEVMFFVAWFWAYFNAALFPADAVHATRDAVFGCGLGTQAGACSVPGTWPPKGIETFDPWHLPLLNTLILLTSGTTVTWAHHALLENDRQGLKYGLILTVVLGALFTCVQAYEYSHAAFSFGGNVYGATFFMATGFHGFHVLVGTIFLLVCLFRAYAGHFTPKQHLGFEFAAWYWHFVDVVWLFLFLCIYVWGHGAETMAHGAH; the protein is encoded by the coding sequence ATGGCAACGGCGCACACCAAGCATCACGACTATCATCTGGTCGATCCCTCTCCTTGGCCGGCCGTCGGCTCGCTGTCGGCCTTCATCATGGCGGTCGGCGCGATCGCCTGGATGCATCACATGTTCTCGGCTGCGCCGATCGTGTTCGGTGTCGGTACCGTCGGCGTGCTCTACACCATGGCGAGCTGGTGGGGCGACGTGATCAAGGAAGCCCAGTACAAGGGCGACCACACCCGCGTCGTGCAGCTCCATCATCGCTACGGCATGATCCTGTTCATCGCCTCCGAGGTGATGTTCTTCGTGGCCTGGTTCTGGGCCTATTTCAACGCGGCGCTGTTCCCCGCGGACGCTGTCCATGCCACCCGCGATGCCGTGTTCGGCTGCGGCCTCGGCACCCAGGCCGGCGCCTGCTCCGTTCCCGGCACTTGGCCGCCAAAGGGCATCGAGACCTTCGATCCCTGGCATCTGCCGCTCCTGAACACGCTGATCCTGCTCACCTCCGGCACCACCGTGACCTGGGCGCACCACGCGCTGCTTGAGAACGATCGTCAGGGCCTGAAATACGGCCTGATCCTCACCGTCGTGTTGGGTGCGCTCTTCACCTGCGTGCAGGCCTATGAGTACAGCCACGCGGCGTTCTCGTTCGGCGGCAACGTCTACGGTGCGACCTTCTTCATGGCGACCGGCTTCCATGGCTTCCACGTGCTGGTCGGCACCATCTTCCTGCTGGTCTGCCTGTTCCGCGCCTATGCCGGCCACTTCACGCCGAAGCAGCATCTCGGCTTCGAGTTCGCTGCCTGGTACTGGCACTTCGTCGACGTGGTCTGGCTGTTCCTGTTCCTCTGCATCTATGTCTGGGGTCACGGCGCCGAGACCATGGCTCACGGTGCGCACTGA
- a CDS encoding cytochrome c oxidase assembly protein: MDHEPTISQDVSAKPAKRRGLGRDVVVASICGGVVALMVGASYAAVPFYNWFCRATGFNGTTQVATSAPATGPIARKISVRFDSNVAPGLPWKFEPEQSEIEVNIGQVTTIYYTVTNQAARTTAGQAAYNVAPLTVGSYFQKINCFCFTEQTMAPGEKREMPVVFYVDPSIADDHENDGLSTITLSYTFYPVKDPVVKPLASGERDKRKGNL, encoded by the coding sequence ATGGATCACGAGCCGACCATATCGCAGGACGTCAGCGCCAAGCCGGCCAAGCGCCGCGGGCTGGGTCGCGATGTGGTGGTCGCCTCGATCTGCGGCGGCGTGGTGGCGCTGATGGTGGGGGCATCCTACGCGGCGGTGCCGTTCTACAACTGGTTCTGCCGCGCTACCGGCTTCAACGGCACCACCCAGGTCGCGACCTCCGCGCCGGCGACCGGCCCGATCGCGCGAAAAATCTCGGTGCGTTTCGATTCCAACGTCGCGCCGGGCCTGCCCTGGAAGTTCGAGCCCGAGCAGAGCGAGATCGAGGTCAACATCGGTCAGGTCACGACCATCTACTACACCGTGACCAACCAGGCCGCGCGCACCACCGCGGGCCAGGCCGCCTATAACGTCGCGCCGCTGACGGTCGGGTCATATTTCCAGAAGATTAACTGCTTCTGCTTCACCGAGCAGACCATGGCGCCCGGCGAGAAACGGGAGATGCCGGTCGTGTTCTACGTCGATCCATCGATCGCCGACGACCACGAGAATGACGGGCTGAGCACGATCACGCTGTCCTACACGTTCTATCCGGTGAAGGATCCCGTGGTGAAGCCGCTGGCATCCGGCGAACGCGACAAACGCAAGGGAAATCTCTGA